One part of the Sardina pilchardus chromosome 5, fSarPil1.1, whole genome shotgun sequence genome encodes these proteins:
- the ube2b gene encoding ubiquitin-conjugating enzyme E2 B — protein MSTPARRRLMRDFKRLQEDPPTGVSGAPSENNIMLWNAVIFGPVGTPFEDGTFKLVIEFSEEYPNKPPTVRFSSKMFHPNVYADGSICLDILQNRWSPTYDVSSILTSIQSLLDEPNPNSPANSQAAQLYQENKREYEKRVSAIVEQSWVDS, from the exons ATGTCCACTCCGGCAAGACGACGACTAATGAGAGATTTCAAAAG ACTTCAAGAAGATCCCCCAACTGGCGTTAGTGGAGCCCCTTCAGAAAACAATATAATGTTATGGAATGCTGTTATATTTGG ACCTGTGGGGACGCCATTTGAGGATG GAACCTTTAAGCTTGTGATAGAATTTTCTGAAGAGTACCCCAATAAACCTCCTACTGTTAGATTTAGCTCCAAAATGTTTCATCCAAATG TTTATGCAGATGGAAGTATATGTTTAGACATTCTACAAAATCGCTGGAGCCCTACTTATGATGTGTCATCCATTTTGACATCAATCCAG TCTCTGCTGGATGAGCCAAATCCGAACAGCCCCGCCAACAGTCAGGCCGCCCAGCTTTATCAAGAGAACAAACGGGAATACGAGAAACGAGTGTCTGCCATTGTGGAGCAGAGCTGGGTGGACTCGTAA
- the LOC134079899 gene encoding cyclin-dependent kinase-like 3 isoform X2, with translation MDMYENLGIVGEGSYGTVLKCRHKETGHIVAIKRFIDKEEDKTMKKIILREIKLLRQFRHENLVNMLEVFRYKKRLCVVFEFIDHNVLEDLERHPNGLETRRLRKFIFQILRGVDYLHTSNIIHRDIKPENVLVSNAGIVKVCDFGFARTLAPTGEPLTDYVATRWYRAPELLVGDKNYSKPVDVWAVGCLIIEMATSNAFLTGSSDLDQVHKIVCKVGPLTRHQLDLYFKNPIFAVARLPEVQVPKDHRKKFYQLPVTLADLVDACLQIDPSDRATCSKLLIHRYFTKDQFGERFIPELQALVMKDAKYYNTQWCHSGTVEQTEELPVCSSSHAKRRAREAERDRRGKEETTEPKHSRASRRHGRMVVDSPVIHTTASSPDMMLEKSVIPITFTMPRISQGNNLLGAAPSNMEVNKTRANKTKRRSSPSDMALLSSQQAEGKTQLQNDGLGLQVEMMGLTKKKVRTVGDVRFPDLPIVGHQMEIKSTDGDFQVMMGLSRQKKRN, from the exons ATGGATATGTACGAGAACCTCGGAATAGTTGGTGAGGGAAGTTATGGAACAGTATTGAAATgcagacacaaagagacaggGCACATTGTGGCCATCAAGAGATTCATTGATAAGGAGGAGGACAAAACTATGAAGAAAATTATCTTGAGAGAAATCAAACTGTTGAGG CAATTTCGCCATGAAAATCTTGTCAACATGTTGGAAGTATTCAGATACAAGAAGCgcctgtgtgttgtttttgagtTCATTGATCACAATGTTTTGGAGGACCTGGAACGACATCCTAATGGTTTGGAGACTAGACGTCTCCGGAAGTTCATTTTCCAGATATTGAGAGGAGTTGATTATCTTCACACCAGTAAT ATTATTCATAGAGACATAAAGCCAGAGAATGTGCTCGTGTCCAATGCTGGCATAGTCAAGGTCTGTGACTTTGGCTTTGCTCGGACACTGGCGCCGACTGGCGAGCCCCTCACTGATTATGTGGCCACCAGGTGGTATCGAGCCCCTGAGCTACTTGTGGGGGACAAAAATTACAGCAA GCCTGTGGATGTCTGGGCTGTTGGCTGTTTGATAATAGAGATGGCTACTAGCAATGCCTTTCTGACAGGTTCATCTGACCTAGATCAGGTACACAAGATCGTCTGCAAAGTGG GTCCTTTAACCCGCCATCAACTGGACCTGTATTTCAAGAATCCAATATTTGCTGTGGCCAGGCTTCCTGAGGTTCAGGTGCCCAAAGATCACAGAAAGAAATTCTATCAACTCCCAGTTACATTGGCTGACTTGGTGGAT GCATGTCTACAGATAGATCCGTCTGACAGGGCCACCTGTTCCAAACTGCTCATTCATCGATACTTCACAAAAGACCAGTTCGGTGAAAG ATTCATTCCAGAGTTACAGGCACTAGTTATGAAGGATGCCAAATATTACAACACTCAGTGGTGCCATAGTGGGACTGTGGAGCAAACTGAGGAGCTGCCTGTGTGCTCATCATCTCACGCCAAGAGACGCGCCAGA GAAGCTGAAAGAGACAGACGAGGCAAAGAGGAAACGACCGAGCCCAAGCACTCCAGAGCCAGCCGGAGGCATGGGAGGATGGTGGTGGACAGCCCGGTCATCCACACCACGGCCTCTTCTCCTGACATGATGCTTGAGAAAAGCGTCATTCCCATCACCTTCACCATGCCCCGAATCAGCCAGGGCAATAACCTCTTAGGAGCAGCCCCATCCAACATGGAGGTCAACAAAACCCG GGCAAACAAGACGAAACGAAGATCAAGTCCCTCCGATATGGCTCTGTTAAGTAGCCAGCAGGCTGAGGGGAAAACTCAG CTGCAAAATGATGGACTTGGACTGCAGGTTGAGATGATGGGCCTGACCAAGAAAAAAGTACGGACTGTCGGGGATGTGCGTTTCCCTGATCTTCCCATAGTTGGTCACCAGATGGAGATAAAGAGCACAGACG GTGATTTTCAAGTTATGATGGGACTgagcagacagaaaaagagaaactgA
- the LOC134079899 gene encoding cyclin-dependent kinase-like 3 isoform X1 produces the protein MDMYENLGIVGEGSYGTVLKCRHKETGHIVAIKRFIDKEEDKTMKKIILREIKLLRQFRHENLVNMLEVFRYKKRLCVVFEFIDHNVLEDLERHPNGLETRRLRKFIFQILRGVDYLHTSNIIHRDIKPENVLVSNAGIVKVCDFGFARTLAPTGEPLTDYVATRWYRAPELLVGDKNYSKPVDVWAVGCLIIEMATSNAFLTGSSDLDQVHKIVCKVGPLTRHQLDLYFKNPIFAVARLPEVQVPKDHRKKFYQLPVTLADLVDACLQIDPSDRATCSKLLIHRYFTKDQFGERFIPELQALVMKDAKYYNTQWCHSGTVEQTEELPVCSSSHAKRRAREAERDRRGKEETTEPKHSRASRRHGRMVVDSPVIHTTASSPDMMLEKSVIPITFTMPRISQGNNLLGAAPSNMEVNKTRANKTKRRSSPSDMALLSSQQAEGKTQLQNDGLGLQVEMMGLTKKKVRTVGDVRFPDLPIVGHQMEIKSTDVKSAKHSRREQKKGDDSKIPTLVQFDSDLGNRP, from the exons ATGGATATGTACGAGAACCTCGGAATAGTTGGTGAGGGAAGTTATGGAACAGTATTGAAATgcagacacaaagagacaggGCACATTGTGGCCATCAAGAGATTCATTGATAAGGAGGAGGACAAAACTATGAAGAAAATTATCTTGAGAGAAATCAAACTGTTGAGG CAATTTCGCCATGAAAATCTTGTCAACATGTTGGAAGTATTCAGATACAAGAAGCgcctgtgtgttgtttttgagtTCATTGATCACAATGTTTTGGAGGACCTGGAACGACATCCTAATGGTTTGGAGACTAGACGTCTCCGGAAGTTCATTTTCCAGATATTGAGAGGAGTTGATTATCTTCACACCAGTAAT ATTATTCATAGAGACATAAAGCCAGAGAATGTGCTCGTGTCCAATGCTGGCATAGTCAAGGTCTGTGACTTTGGCTTTGCTCGGACACTGGCGCCGACTGGCGAGCCCCTCACTGATTATGTGGCCACCAGGTGGTATCGAGCCCCTGAGCTACTTGTGGGGGACAAAAATTACAGCAA GCCTGTGGATGTCTGGGCTGTTGGCTGTTTGATAATAGAGATGGCTACTAGCAATGCCTTTCTGACAGGTTCATCTGACCTAGATCAGGTACACAAGATCGTCTGCAAAGTGG GTCCTTTAACCCGCCATCAACTGGACCTGTATTTCAAGAATCCAATATTTGCTGTGGCCAGGCTTCCTGAGGTTCAGGTGCCCAAAGATCACAGAAAGAAATTCTATCAACTCCCAGTTACATTGGCTGACTTGGTGGAT GCATGTCTACAGATAGATCCGTCTGACAGGGCCACCTGTTCCAAACTGCTCATTCATCGATACTTCACAAAAGACCAGTTCGGTGAAAG ATTCATTCCAGAGTTACAGGCACTAGTTATGAAGGATGCCAAATATTACAACACTCAGTGGTGCCATAGTGGGACTGTGGAGCAAACTGAGGAGCTGCCTGTGTGCTCATCATCTCACGCCAAGAGACGCGCCAGA GAAGCTGAAAGAGACAGACGAGGCAAAGAGGAAACGACCGAGCCCAAGCACTCCAGAGCCAGCCGGAGGCATGGGAGGATGGTGGTGGACAGCCCGGTCATCCACACCACGGCCTCTTCTCCTGACATGATGCTTGAGAAAAGCGTCATTCCCATCACCTTCACCATGCCCCGAATCAGCCAGGGCAATAACCTCTTAGGAGCAGCCCCATCCAACATGGAGGTCAACAAAACCCG GGCAAACAAGACGAAACGAAGATCAAGTCCCTCCGATATGGCTCTGTTAAGTAGCCAGCAGGCTGAGGGGAAAACTCAG CTGCAAAATGATGGACTTGGACTGCAGGTTGAGATGATGGGCCTGACCAAGAAAAAAGTACGGACTGTCGGGGATGTGCGTTTCCCTGATCTTCCCATAGTTGGTCACCAGATGGAGATAAAGAGCACAGACG TCAAATCAGCAAAGCACTCGAGAAGAGAGCAGAAGAAAGGTGATGACTCTAAAATACCAACATTAGTTCAGTTTGACTCTGACTTGGGAAATAGGCCCTAA
- the LOC134079899 gene encoding cyclin-dependent kinase-like 3 isoform X3, which yields MATSNAFLTGSSDLDQVHKIVCKVGPLTRHQLDLYFKNPIFAVARLPEVQVPKDHRKKFYQLPVTLADLVDACLQIDPSDRATCSKLLIHRYFTKDQFGERFIPELQALVMKDAKYYNTQWCHSGTVEQTEELPVCSSSHAKRRAREAERDRRGKEETTEPKHSRASRRHGRMVVDSPVIHTTASSPDMMLEKSVIPITFTMPRISQGNNLLGAAPSNMEVNKTRANKTKRRSSPSDMALLSSQQAEGKTQLQNDGLGLQVEMMGLTKKKVRTVGDVRFPDLPIVGHQMEIKSTDVKSAKHSRREQKKGDDSKIPTLVQFDSDLGNRP from the exons ATGGCTACTAGCAATGCCTTTCTGACAGGTTCATCTGACCTAGATCAGGTACACAAGATCGTCTGCAAAGTGG GTCCTTTAACCCGCCATCAACTGGACCTGTATTTCAAGAATCCAATATTTGCTGTGGCCAGGCTTCCTGAGGTTCAGGTGCCCAAAGATCACAGAAAGAAATTCTATCAACTCCCAGTTACATTGGCTGACTTGGTGGAT GCATGTCTACAGATAGATCCGTCTGACAGGGCCACCTGTTCCAAACTGCTCATTCATCGATACTTCACAAAAGACCAGTTCGGTGAAAG ATTCATTCCAGAGTTACAGGCACTAGTTATGAAGGATGCCAAATATTACAACACTCAGTGGTGCCATAGTGGGACTGTGGAGCAAACTGAGGAGCTGCCTGTGTGCTCATCATCTCACGCCAAGAGACGCGCCAGA GAAGCTGAAAGAGACAGACGAGGCAAAGAGGAAACGACCGAGCCCAAGCACTCCAGAGCCAGCCGGAGGCATGGGAGGATGGTGGTGGACAGCCCGGTCATCCACACCACGGCCTCTTCTCCTGACATGATGCTTGAGAAAAGCGTCATTCCCATCACCTTCACCATGCCCCGAATCAGCCAGGGCAATAACCTCTTAGGAGCAGCCCCATCCAACATGGAGGTCAACAAAACCCG GGCAAACAAGACGAAACGAAGATCAAGTCCCTCCGATATGGCTCTGTTAAGTAGCCAGCAGGCTGAGGGGAAAACTCAG CTGCAAAATGATGGACTTGGACTGCAGGTTGAGATGATGGGCCTGACCAAGAAAAAAGTACGGACTGTCGGGGATGTGCGTTTCCCTGATCTTCCCATAGTTGGTCACCAGATGGAGATAAAGAGCACAGACG TCAAATCAGCAAAGCACTCGAGAAGAGAGCAGAAGAAAGGTGATGACTCTAAAATACCAACATTAGTTCAGTTTGACTCTGACTTGGGAAATAGGCCCTAA
- the ppp2cab gene encoding serine/threonine-protein phosphatase 2A catalytic subunit alpha isoform: protein MDEKAFTKELDQWIEQLNECKQLSESQVKSLCEKAKEILTKESNVQEVRCPVTVCGDVHGQFHDLMELFRIGGKSPDTNYLFMGDYVDRGYYSVETVTLLVALKVRYRERITILRGNHESRQITQVYGFYDECLRKYGNANVWKYFTDLFDYLPLTALVDGQIFCLHGGLSPSIDTLDHIRALDRLQEVPHEGPMCDLLWSDPDDRGGWGISPRGAGYTFGQDISETFNHANGLTLVSRAHQLVMEGYNWCHDRNVVTIFSAPNYCYRCGNQAAIMELDDTLKYSFLQFDPAPRRGEPHVTRRTPDYFL from the exons ATGGACGAAAAGGCGTTTACGAAGGAACTCGATCAATGGATAGAGCAACTGAATGAATGCAAACAGCTCTCggaaagtcaagtcaagtcgcTGTGTGAAAAG gcAAAAGAGATATTGACCAAGGAATCAAATGTGCAGGAGGTACGATGCCCAGTCACAGTATGTGGCGATGTCCATGGCCAGTTTCATGACCTCATGGAGCTTTTCAGAATTGGAGGGAAGTCTCCAGACACAAACTACCTGTTCATGGGAGACTACGTGGACCGAGGCTATTACTCCGTGGAAACTGTCACACTCCTCGTAGCTCTTAAG GTTAGGTACCGGGAACGTATAACAATTCTTCGAGGGAACCACGAAAGCAGACAGATCACACAAGTGTATGGCTTCTATGACGAGTGCCTAAGGAAATATGGCAATGCAAATGTTTGGAAATACTTCACAGACCTCTTCGATTACCTTCCTCTCACTGCCTTGGTAGACGGTCAG ataTTCTGTCTCCATGGAGGACTCTCGCCATCCATAGACACATTGGATCACATTCGAGCATTGGACCGTTTACAAGAAGTTCCACATGAG GGGCCCATGTGTGACTTGCTGTGGTCAGATCCCGATGATCGTGGGGGCTGGGGTATCTCTCCCAGAGGCGCAGGCTACACCTTTGGGCAGGACATATCTGAAACATTCAACCATGCCAATGGCCTTACTCTGGTGTCCAGAGCTCACCAACTTGTTATGGAG GGGTACAACTGGTGTCATGACCGTAACGTGGTAACAATCTTCAGTGCACCCAATTACTGCTATCGATGTGGTAACCAGGCAGCTATCATGGAACTGGATGACACCCTGAAGTATTCCTT CTTGCAGTTTGACCCTGCGCCTCGCCGAGGAGAGCCACATGTGACTCGCCGCACTCCTGACTACTTCCTGTAA
- the skp1 gene encoding S-phase kinase-associated protein 1 has translation MPTIKLQSSDGELFEVDVEIAKQSVTIKTMLEDLGMDDEGDDDPVPLPNVNAAILKKVIQWCTHHKDDPPPPEDDENKEKRTDDIPVWDQEFLKVDQGTLFELILAANYLDIKGLLDVTCKTVANMIKGKTPEEIRKTFNIKNDFTEEEEAQVRKENQWCEEK, from the exons ATGCCGACTATAAAATTACAGAGTTCGGATGGCGAGCTGTTTGAGGTCGATGTAGAAATCGCAAAACAGTCAGTCACCATCAAGACCATGTTGGAAG ATTTGGGGATGGACGATGAAGGAGATGATGATCCAGTGCCTTTACCAAATGTGAATGCAGCCATACTCAAAAAG GTAATCCAGTGGTGCACCCATCACAAagatgacccccctcccccggAAGACGATGAGAACAAGGAGAAGAGAACAGATGACATCCCTGTGTGGGACCAAGAATTCCTCAAGGTTGACCAGGGCACACTCTTTGAACTTATTCTG GCTGCAAACTACTTGGACATCAAAGGGCTGTTAGATGTCACCTGCAAGACGGTGGCCAACATGATCAAAGGCAAGACCCCGGAGGAGATCCGCAAGACGTTCAATATCAAAAACGATttcacagaggaagaggaggcacag gtgcgcAAGGAGAACCAGTGGTGTGAGGAGAAATGA